Sequence from the uncultured Cohaesibacter sp. genome:
TGCCACAAGCCGGTGATGATGCTGATCAGCGACGGGGTTTCGGTGAAAAACAGCAAGCGATCGAGCGAGACGAGCGGCAATATCAGTCCCAGCCCGAAGGAGAACGCCGAGATGGCAACGAAGATCGGCAGAAGAATGGACGTCACGTATGGGATCCCCGCGCTCAAAGCTGATGGCATGAAGTGTCGAACCTGACGCTACAGCCATTATCGGATGGCTGCAATCTCGTCGGCAAGCTCCCTCACCTGCTCCCAATCGGTGAACTCGATAGTCGCGGACGGGTCGGTCGGCCCTTTGGTGATCGACATGATCAGCCGGATCATCAGACGATCAAAGAAAGAATAGCGGGGATAATCAAGACGGCCGGCGATAGCGCGCACAAGGACCGGCGACAGCCGGGGATGGCGCTCGAGCCATTTTTTCAGATAGACACTGTTCTCGACACTGCGCTTGTGGGGCTTGCGCGCGGTCAGATTGACCGACAACAGCACAAGCCGCTTCCCGGACAAATGATCTACATGTCTTTGAAGAAACTGATCGGCCGGCTTGAGATGCCGCCCATAGCGAATGGCAGCCACCACGACAATTATGTCTATGTCACCAATGTCGCCCTCAGACGGACGCCCACTGGCGAGATCGTTGAGCGATACCGTGATTTGCTGTTGATCAGATTTGGATATCTGCCCGGCAAGAAATGACGAGATCTTGCGAGCCTGCCCATCCTGACTGGCGTAATAGATGGCGATGGTTGACATGTCCGAACTGTCGCTTGTGGCTTGATGACCGCCCAATGCTTAGCCGATCATCAGGGATTGAGCCACCCCTGACAGCAAAGAATTCCCGGAACCTGACATCACCACGCGCCATGACGCCAAAACGTTCATGGAATGGGGGACATAATGACCCGCTTGAACGACCGACAGGGATGTCGGCCGACCGGGATCATTGAACCGTTAGGCTTTCTTAACGCGCCCGATGTCGACCAATCATGGTGAAATCGTCAAGTTCGTCCTGCTCGGCCTGCTCGATGGCAGCCTGCTCACGCTGATGATCGCGTTCTTCGAGCTTTTCGACCTTTTTCAATTCACCAATCGCTTCGCGTAGCTGATCCTGCGCACGGTCCAGCTGTTCATTCAGATCAGAGATCGAAACAAGCAGGTTTTCCTTACGCTGATGCGCAGCCTTGGCGAACGTGGGATAGGCGAAATGCGCGACATCACTGATGCCCGCTTTTTGTTCTTCGACGGCAATCTGGGTGTCTAGATCCCGGATCATGCCCTCGAACTCAGTGATCATCAATTCAATCTGTCCAACCTGACGGCGCTTTTCATCAACCTGAAAGCGCTTAAGGCGGAGGAGACTATCACGCGACTTCATTACTCAATACTCCTTAAAGCCCCGAATTGCCCTGTTTCGATTGCATTCCAAGAATGGATGCCAGCAATCGATATCCGTCTTCTAGACTGGTCGCCTCTTCCTTGTTCTGAGACAGGAAGGCTTCCAGTGGATCGTGAAGAGCGATTGCCAAATCCACATTTGGATCGCTTCCCTGTTTATAGGCCCCCAGTCGGATCAACTCTTCCATATCCGAATAGGTCGCCATATGTTGCCGAGCCTGCAAGACTGCTGGCCAGAAGGCCGGATCGGCAGCCTTGGGAAGGGTACGCGAAACAGATTTCAAAATGTTTATCGCGGGGTACCTTCCCCTCTCTGCAATGGCCCTTTCCATAACAATATGACCATCCAAAATACCCCGGACAGCATCTGCTACAGGCTCATTGTGATTATCACCTTCCACTAAAACGGTAAAAAGTCCGGTAACAGCGCCCTCATTTTTTTCTCCAGGGCCGGCTCTTTCGAGAAGTTTTGGCAATTCTGCGAAAACCGTGGGCGTATATCCCTTCGATGTCGGCGGCTCACCGGCGGCAAGACCGATTTCCCTTTGGGCCTGCGCAAAGCGCGTGACAGAGTCCATCATGCACAGAACCTGCTTGCCATCCTCGCGGAAATATTCAGCCAGCGCCATGGTCAGATAGGCAGCCTGTCGCCGCATCAAGGCCATTTCATCGGATGTGGCCACAACGACGATCGAACGCTGCAGGCCTTCCTCGCCCAGATCATCCTGCACGAACTCCTGCACCTCGCGCCCGCGCTCGCCGATCAGGCCGATAACGTTAACTTCTGAACTTGCATTTCGCGCGAGCATCGACATCAGAACCGATTTTCCGACGCCAGACCCGGCAAAAATACCCATGCGCTGGCCCTGACAGAGCGTGGTAAAAACATTAAGAGCGCGAACCCCGACGTCCATCGGCCCGCCCACGCGCATGCGCAAATGGGCTGCTGGAGGCTTGCGCCGCAGCGGCACAGAACGATGCCCGCGCGGCAGTGGTCCCTTGCCGTCAATCGGATCCCCAAAGGCATTGACCATACGCCCGAGCCAATCACGGGTCGGGCGGATCACGGCGGGGCCATGAAGCACCGCACGACACCCCAGCCGAATGCCCTCAAGCTCGGAAAACGGCAGACAAAGCGCACGGTCTGTCGAAAAGCCGACCACCTCGCATCGGGCCGGTTCACGCCCCTCCGCATGAATGGTCAGCATGGACCCCACACTCATTTCAAACAGGGGCCCGGCCACCTCCACCAGATGCCCCTGAATGGACGTCACCCGCCCATATGCATGGCGGGCAGTGATGTCATCGAGCTTGCTGATCAGATTCTGCACCATTGCCGAGCCTTTAATGATTCTTTCCCATGGTAATGATTCGTTTACCTGATTGGTTAATTATTATCACGAGGCATTAACGAGGGTAAATTTTT
This genomic interval carries:
- the hemG gene encoding menaquinone-dependent protoporphyrinogen IX dehydrogenase — its product is MSTIAIYYASQDGQARKISSFLAGQISKSDQQQITVSLNDLASGRPSEGDIGDIDIIVVVAAIRYGRHLKPADQFLQRHVDHLSGKRLVLLSVNLTARKPHKRSVENSVYLKKWLERHPRLSPVLVRAIAGRLDYPRYSFFDRLMIRLIMSITKGPTDPSATIEFTDWEQVRELADEIAAIR
- the fliJ gene encoding flagellar export protein FliJ, with product MKSRDSLLRLKRFQVDEKRRQVGQIELMITEFEGMIRDLDTQIAVEEQKAGISDVAHFAYPTFAKAAHQRKENLLVSISDLNEQLDRAQDQLREAIGELKKVEKLEERDHQREQAAIEQAEQDELDDFTMIGRHRAR
- the fliI gene encoding flagellar protein export ATPase FliI is translated as MQNLISKLDDITARHAYGRVTSIQGHLVEVAGPLFEMSVGSMLTIHAEGREPARCEVVGFSTDRALCLPFSELEGIRLGCRAVLHGPAVIRPTRDWLGRMVNAFGDPIDGKGPLPRGHRSVPLRRKPPAAHLRMRVGGPMDVGVRALNVFTTLCQGQRMGIFAGSGVGKSVLMSMLARNASSEVNVIGLIGERGREVQEFVQDDLGEEGLQRSIVVVATSDEMALMRRQAAYLTMALAEYFREDGKQVLCMMDSVTRFAQAQREIGLAAGEPPTSKGYTPTVFAELPKLLERAGPGEKNEGAVTGLFTVLVEGDNHNEPVADAVRGILDGHIVMERAIAERGRYPAINILKSVSRTLPKAADPAFWPAVLQARQHMATYSDMEELIRLGAYKQGSDPNVDLAIALHDPLEAFLSQNKEEATSLEDGYRLLASILGMQSKQGNSGL